The nucleotide window TGGCGGTGCGCCTGGATCTCGACCCCCTGCCCGCGATCGAGGCCGATGCCAACCGCCTGCGCCAGCTGCTGCACAACCTGATCAAGAATGCGCGCGAGGCGGCAGGCGGCCGCGAGGATGCCGAGATCCGCATCAGTACCCGGGTGCAGGAAGCCGAGGGTGCGCGCTTCGTCGACCTGTCGGTGGCCGACAACGGGCCGGGATTCGACGAGGCCATGCTGGACAAGCTGTTCGAACCCTATGTCACCACCAAGCCCCGGGGTACCGGGCTGGGGCTGGCCATCGTCAAGAAGATCGTCGAGGAACACGGCGGTTCCATCCACGTCGGCAACCGTGCCAGCGGTGGCGCCTACGTACGGGTGCGGCTGCGGGTGTAGCCTTCATCCACGCCGGTGGCCTTGGCCGGCACGGCGGCAGTATACTGGACGGAACCGGAACCGCCGGAACCGGACAAGCTGCCAACAACTGATGCCTGCCGCCCACATCCTGGTCGTCGACGACGAACCCGACATCCGCAACCTGGTCAAGGAAATCCTCGAGGACGAGGGTTACGAGGTGACGGTGGCGGAAAACGGCCAGGCCGCGCGTCAGGCACGTCGGCAGCGTCGCCCCGATCTCATCCTGCTCGACATCTGGATGGAGGACGTCGACGGCATCACCCTGCTCCGTGAATGGTCCGAGGGCGGCGGCCTGCCCTGCCCCGTGATCGTCATGTCCGGCCACGGCACGGTCGAGACCGCGGTCGAGGCCACCCGTCTCGGCGCCTACGATTTCATCGAAAAACCCATTTCTCTGGCCAAGCTGCTGCTCACCGTGGAGCGTGCGCTGGAAGCCGACCGGCTGTCGCGGGAGAACGTCGGTCTCCGCCAGCAGGCGGACGTGCCGCCGGAACCGGTGGGGCGCTCGGAGCTGATGCAACGGCTGCGCGAGCAGGTACTGCGGGTCGCTGCCCACGATACCTGGGTGCTGATTTCCGGTGACCCGGGTAGCGGCAAGAAGACCATGGCACGCTTCCTCCACACCCACAGCAGCCGCCGCGATGGTCCCTTCGTTGAAGTCGGGGTGGGCTCCATGTCGCAGCAGACCTCGGCGGCCGAACTGTTCGGCAGCGAGGAGGACGGGCGCTTGCATTACGGCAAGTTCGAACAGGCCAACGGCGGCACCCTCTATCTCGATGACATCGCCGACATGGACGACCAGACCCAGGCGCGGCTGCTGAGCGTGCTGGAGACGCGGAGCTTCACCCGCATCGGCAGTGCCGAACCGGTCGAGGTCGACCTGCGCATCATCGCCGCCACCAGCCGTGACCTGGAACAGGAGGTCGCTGCGGGCCGTTTCCGCGAGGACCTCTACTACCATCTCAACGTGGTGCCCCTGCACGTGCCCGCGCTCGCCGAGCACTGCGAGGACGTGCCCGACCTGCTCAACTACTATGTCGACTATTTCGTCGACCGCGAGCATCTGCCCTACCGGCGCTTCACGGTCGCGGCCCAGAACCGTCTGCGCAACTATGCCTGGCCCGGCAATGTGCGGGAGCTGAAGAACCTGGTTCAGCGTCTGCTGATCCTCGGCAGCGGCGAGGAAATAGATGTCCCCGAGGTCGACGCCGCCATCCGCTCCGCAGACGCGCTGCCGCCGGAGGCGGTGCTGTCCGGAGTGCCGCTGGATCTGCCGCTGCGCGAGGCGCGGGAGCAGTTCGAGAAGGTCTATCTGGAACAGCAGCTTCGCGAGGCCGGCGGCAGTGTCGGCAAGCTGGCCAAGCGCGTCGGCATGGAACGCACGCATCTCTACCGCAAGCTCAAGGCGCTGGGCATAGACGTCAAGCGCGCGGCCGACTGACGCCTTTCGCGGGCAAGGGAACAGAGCCATGAAGATCATCATTCTGGGGGCAGGCCAGGTCGGTGCGTCGGTGGCGCACAACCTCGCCAGCGAGTTCAACGACATCACCGTGGTCGACCAGGACGCCCGTCTGCTGCGGGAACTGCAGGATCGCCTCGACATCGGCACGGTCAACGGACATGCCGCGCACCCGGACGTGCTGCTGCAGGCCGGCGCCGAGGATGCGGACATGGTGATCGCGGTGACCAACAGTGACGAAGTGAACATGGTCGCCTGCCAGGTGGCCTATACCCTGTTCCATACGCCGACCAAGATTGCCCGCGTGCGCGCCGCGGAGTATCTGGAGCACAGC belongs to Thiohalobacter sp. and includes:
- a CDS encoding sigma-54-dependent transcriptional regulator — protein: MPAAHILVVDDEPDIRNLVKEILEDEGYEVTVAENGQAARQARRQRRPDLILLDIWMEDVDGITLLREWSEGGGLPCPVIVMSGHGTVETAVEATRLGAYDFIEKPISLAKLLLTVERALEADRLSRENVGLRQQADVPPEPVGRSELMQRLREQVLRVAAHDTWVLISGDPGSGKKTMARFLHTHSSRRDGPFVEVGVGSMSQQTSAAELFGSEEDGRLHYGKFEQANGGTLYLDDIADMDDQTQARLLSVLETRSFTRIGSAEPVEVDLRIIAATSRDLEQEVAAGRFREDLYYHLNVVPLHVPALAEHCEDVPDLLNYYVDYFVDREHLPYRRFTVAAQNRLRNYAWPGNVRELKNLVQRLLILGSGEEIDVPEVDAAIRSADALPPEAVLSGVPLDLPLREAREQFEKVYLEQQLREAGGSVGKLAKRVGMERTHLYRKLKALGIDVKRAAD